In Lysinibacillus sp. FSL M8-0337, the following proteins share a genomic window:
- a CDS encoding iron ABC transporter permease encodes MEKPPVHSYQSNAWTRLTQSKWFVYILILPLFLVLFAYVIYPFYQTFLQSFSGERALSHYQKFFSLASPANLEALWTSLYISIISVICCALVGVTMAFLLERYEFPGRRILSILVLVPMALPPLVGVLSFTFLYGESGIFPRAIQHLFGLKQVPFSLKGIWGVIVVHTFTMYTYFYLTASAAIKGLDPSLEEAATSLGAGRIRVWTKVILPMLTPSIIASALLVFMVSMASYTAPLMFGVERTMTMQIYLSRTNGNLEMAATQSMILSFVSISFLIVMRWYQNRRNYQNLSKGISVHRSEVSSKFMKIIATIASFGGTLILILPILVLILISFSVDGAWKTQILPTDYTVDHYVALFTDERTWRPIWNSIQMGIVATFGNVLFGVAAAYAMVRLNFKGKTLLDILIMVPWALPGTVVAVNLIAAFSTENIFAFNHVLIGTFWILPLAYFIRHLPLVFRSTSASLVQLDQSIEEASRSLGANWWYTFRRIVLPLTFSGILAGTLLALVQSLGEFVASILIYSTSTIPLSVAIFQKLYAFKFGTACAYGVLQICLILIVLIISEKLSKGSAGSAI; translated from the coding sequence ATGGAAAAACCACCTGTACATTCTTATCAAAGTAATGCTTGGACACGGCTAACGCAATCTAAATGGTTTGTCTATATTTTAATTTTACCTTTGTTTTTAGTATTGTTTGCTTATGTCATTTATCCTTTCTATCAAACTTTTCTTCAAAGTTTTTCAGGAGAGCGCGCACTTAGTCATTATCAAAAGTTTTTTAGCCTTGCTAGTCCTGCTAATCTTGAGGCGCTATGGACTAGTTTATATATATCCATTATTAGCGTGATTTGCTGTGCACTTGTTGGTGTAACAATGGCATTTTTATTAGAACGCTATGAATTTCCAGGTAGACGTATATTATCTATATTAGTATTAGTGCCAATGGCTCTTCCACCACTTGTTGGCGTACTCTCTTTTACATTCTTATACGGAGAAAGTGGCATTTTCCCACGCGCAATTCAGCATTTATTCGGCTTAAAGCAAGTACCCTTTTCTTTAAAAGGTATATGGGGTGTCATCGTTGTCCATACATTTACCATGTACACATACTTCTATTTAACCGCTTCGGCTGCTATTAAAGGACTCGATCCATCATTAGAGGAAGCAGCAACTAGTTTAGGTGCAGGGCGTATTCGTGTATGGACAAAGGTTATTTTACCGATGTTGACACCTTCTATTATTGCATCTGCCTTGCTCGTCTTTATGGTATCAATGGCATCCTATACGGCACCATTAATGTTTGGTGTCGAACGAACGATGACCATGCAAATTTACTTATCACGGACAAATGGTAATTTAGAAATGGCCGCTACACAGTCAATGATTTTATCGTTTGTATCCATTTCATTTTTGATTGTTATGCGCTGGTACCAAAACCGTAGAAATTACCAAAATTTGAGTAAAGGCATTAGTGTTCATCGCTCAGAAGTATCTTCAAAATTCATGAAAATAATTGCTACAATAGCTTCTTTTGGCGGAACACTGATTTTAATTTTACCCATTTTAGTGCTGATTTTAATTTCCTTTTCAGTCGATGGTGCATGGAAAACCCAAATACTGCCCACCGACTACACCGTCGATCATTATGTGGCACTCTTTACTGATGAACGAACGTGGAGACCTATTTGGAACTCCATCCAAATGGGTATTGTCGCAACGTTTGGTAATGTACTTTTTGGTGTCGCTGCAGCCTACGCAATGGTGCGTCTCAACTTTAAAGGGAAAACATTGCTCGATATTTTAATTATGGTTCCTTGGGCACTGCCTGGGACTGTTGTTGCCGTCAATTTAATTGCTGCCTTTAGCACTGAAAATATTTTTGCCTTTAACCATGTGCTGATTGGTACGTTTTGGATTTTACCGCTTGCTTATTTTATTAGACATTTACCACTTGTTTTCCGTTCAACATCAGCCTCTCTTGTGCAATTAGATCAGTCGATTGAGGAGGCGTCACGCAGCTTAGGTGCAAATTGGTGGTATACGTTTCGACGTATCGTCCTGCCGCTAACTTTTTCGGGCATATTAGCAGGAACATTACTAGCGCTTGTCCAAAGTTTAGGTGAATTCGTAGCTTCTATTCTTATTTATAGCACTTCTACGATTCCGCTATCTGTCGCTATCTTTCAAAAATTATATGCCTTTAAATTTGGAACTGCTTGTGCCTATGGTGTTTTACAAATTTGCTTAATTTTAATAGTACTTATTATTTCGGAAAAGCTATCAAAGGGCAGTGCTGGCTCAGCCATATAA
- a CDS encoding ABC transporter ATP-binding protein, producing the protein MKNVKIENVSKQFGKVQGVKDLNLEIKTGEFFTFLGPSGCGKTTTLRMIAGFYYPTEGKIFFDDRDVTLLQPNKRNIGMVFQNYALFPHMTVDENIAFGLQVRKLSKQEITQKVDRIRGLVHLAQYGSRKINELSGGQQQRVALARALVIEPDILLLDEPLSNLDAKLREETRIEIKRIQSELGVTTIYVTHDQMEAMSMSDRIMVMDNGYVKQIGTPQEIYNRPVNRFVADFIGETNLIEATIFAINADEVQVKTKNGLVLTGRKQHSSPTLTHMIGDNVFISIRPESVNLGPGENTLTGTITFVEFTGISVNYIVDFIEFSLKVMIINKNAQLKNIGESITLNIAQESLYFLGE; encoded by the coding sequence TTGAAAAATGTCAAAATCGAAAATGTCTCTAAGCAATTTGGGAAAGTGCAAGGTGTAAAAGATTTAAATCTCGAAATCAAAACGGGTGAATTCTTTACCTTCCTTGGGCCTAGTGGCTGTGGGAAAACGACGACATTGCGAATGATTGCAGGGTTTTATTATCCTACTGAAGGAAAAATTTTTTTCGATGATCGCGATGTGACATTACTTCAGCCAAACAAACGCAATATTGGTATGGTGTTTCAAAATTATGCCCTGTTTCCACACATGACAGTAGACGAAAATATTGCTTTTGGCTTACAAGTACGAAAACTCTCTAAACAGGAAATAACACAAAAAGTTGACCGCATTCGAGGACTTGTACATTTAGCGCAATATGGAAGCAGGAAAATTAATGAATTATCTGGTGGTCAGCAGCAGCGTGTTGCCCTAGCTAGAGCACTTGTAATTGAGCCTGATATTTTATTACTCGATGAACCATTGTCGAATTTAGATGCAAAGTTACGTGAGGAAACACGAATTGAAATTAAAAGAATTCAATCCGAATTAGGTGTTACAACCATTTATGTAACACACGATCAAATGGAAGCGATGTCCATGTCGGACCGCATTATGGTGATGGACAATGGTTACGTAAAACAAATCGGCACACCACAAGAAATTTATAATCGGCCAGTAAATCGCTTTGTTGCCGATTTCATCGGGGAAACCAATTTAATCGAAGCGACAATCTTTGCCATTAACGCAGATGAAGTGCAAGTAAAAACAAAGAATGGACTTGTTCTAACTGGGCGAAAGCAACACAGCTCCCCTACTTTAACGCATATGATTGGAGACAACGTGTTTATTTCGATTCGTCCAGAGTCTGTCAATCTAGGCCCTGGAGAAAATACATTAACTGGAACAATCACATTTGTCGAATTTACAGGAATAAGTGTAAATTACATTGTCGATTTTATTGAATTCTCCTTGAAAGTGATGATTATCAATAAAAATGCACAATTAAAAAACATTGGCGAAAGTATTACTTTAAATATAGCGCAGGAATCACTATATTTTTTAGGAGAATAG
- a CDS encoding ABC transporter ATP-binding protein, whose translation MNTFYSYLKLLVKTLPLFWGASKFYSIILFVIIPFQAILPSLTLWFSKGLIDAISTTDTIVYSIIIFFVLSWIIVSFIHAILGPVEMTFQGLITDRLIAQLNKSLMDKSSEIKGLYYFENPEFYDDIQVLEQEAAWRPVNLIVFTSGMISSVLTGISMLVLLTNFNILIATIVFVAIIPQAIVTYRLQKEAFETLVTNSPEARKMQYYSSVMLSKEHIKEVKLYNTATFFINKYMMTFNKIHTNIKKIRYKQACYSIFFVGIGMVGIGFSFWWVVTGVLNNTFTAGDILIFASSILLARQSLASFIENSSLLYDTLLYMEKYFKFISLKSDITSGEKILSLEKNEFTIRFNNVSFQYPNSSKLILDNISFTINMGEKIALVGENGAGKSTIVKLITRLYEPTEGIIELNGIDITEYEIDSYRKIIGIVFQDFSRYQLTYKENIFISNTGNTNDDGRLAIVTEKSDLVDLVASFDHGYEQVLSKNFDNGTELSGGEWQKVAIARAYFRNAAFLILDEPSASLDARSEHQMIESLADLSSTKTLLLITHKLSALNMVDRIIVLQDGHIAEEGSMQELLTSKGYFAELYQLQANKYVNW comes from the coding sequence ATGAATACATTTTACTCTTATTTGAAACTTCTTGTAAAAACTCTGCCTCTTTTTTGGGGTGCTTCTAAGTTTTATTCAATTATTTTGTTTGTTATTATTCCTTTTCAAGCTATATTACCATCTCTAACTCTATGGTTTTCGAAAGGATTAATAGATGCCATTTCTACTACCGACACCATCGTTTATTCTATCATTATTTTCTTTGTACTATCTTGGATAATCGTGTCATTTATTCATGCCATTTTAGGTCCTGTTGAAATGACCTTTCAAGGTTTAATAACGGATAGATTAATTGCCCAATTAAATAAAAGCTTGATGGATAAATCCTCAGAAATCAAAGGATTATACTACTTCGAAAATCCGGAATTTTATGACGATATCCAAGTGCTTGAGCAAGAGGCTGCGTGGCGACCAGTAAACCTAATTGTTTTTACTTCGGGTATGATTAGTAGTGTACTAACAGGCATTTCGATGCTGGTGTTATTAACAAACTTTAATATTTTGATAGCAACCATTGTTTTTGTTGCGATTATTCCGCAGGCTATCGTTACCTATCGATTACAGAAGGAAGCATTTGAAACACTTGTCACGAATAGTCCGGAAGCAAGGAAGATGCAATATTATAGCTCCGTCATGCTGTCAAAAGAACATATTAAAGAAGTGAAATTGTATAACACAGCTACCTTCTTCATTAATAAATACATGATGACATTTAATAAAATTCATACTAATATTAAAAAAATTAGATATAAACAAGCTTGCTACTCCATCTTCTTTGTTGGAATTGGCATGGTCGGGATTGGCTTTAGTTTTTGGTGGGTAGTTACTGGTGTACTGAATAACACATTTACTGCAGGAGATATATTAATTTTTGCTTCGTCTATTTTACTTGCCCGTCAAAGTTTGGCGAGTTTTATCGAAAATTCAAGCTTGCTCTATGACACGCTACTTTATATGGAAAAATACTTTAAATTTATTTCTTTAAAATCAGATATTACATCAGGTGAGAAAATATTGTCGCTAGAAAAAAATGAATTTACGATTCGATTTAACAATGTATCCTTTCAATACCCTAATTCCTCAAAACTGATTCTCGACAATATCAGTTTTACAATCAACATGGGCGAAAAGATTGCACTTGTCGGTGAAAATGGTGCTGGAAAATCGACGATCGTTAAGCTAATCACAAGATTATACGAGCCAACCGAAGGAATCATTGAATTAAACGGCATTGATATTACCGAATATGAAATCGACTCATACCGCAAAATTATCGGTATAGTGTTCCAAGACTTTTCGCGTTACCAGTTAACTTATAAAGAAAATATTTTCATTAGTAACACAGGGAATACTAATGATGATGGAAGGTTAGCAATTGTTACCGAAAAAAGCGATCTTGTGGATTTGGTTGCAAGTTTTGATCATGGCTACGAGCAAGTATTAAGTAAAAACTTCGACAATGGCACAGAACTATCTGGCGGCGAATGGCAAAAGGTAGCAATTGCTAGAGCTTACTTCCGCAATGCAGCATTTCTTATTTTAGATGAACCTTCAGCGTCTCTTGACGCAAGAAGTGAGCATCAAATGATTGAATCATTAGCAGACCTCTCATCAACGAAAACATTACTATTAATAACACATAAATTATCTGCTTTAAATATGGTGGATCGTATCATTGTATTGCAAGACGGACATATAGCAGAGGAAGGTTCGATGCAAGAACTGTTGACCAGCAAAGGCTATTTTGCGGAATTGTATCAACTACAGGCTAATAAGTATGTCAATTGGTGA
- a CDS encoding extracellular solute-binding protein, which translates to MKKTRIFGFLLVLVLIVVAACSSTNDKGSTKDAAKSDTASNAEKADGNTSPSGKLVIYTGRDEEMVQGVIDQFNEKYPDIQVEFLTMGAQQILERLRGEKANPQADFWWGGTQSALMVGANEDLLHAWQPSFIDTIDANYKDTEGRWFGEMLLPEVIMINSDLLTKETGPQDWDDLLDPKWQDQILIRGVLASGTMRTIYSSMIVRQGADTPDNGYEWLLKLDANTKEYTQDPNALYLKLTRQEGSVSLWNLQDILLKKYTTDYPFDYIYPKSGAPILVDGVAVVNKAKNLENAKLFVEFLFEKEMVTKLANDYYQIPTRSDIDQATMPEWYQELDLKTFDIDWQLMSEKEAEWMEHWDTNIKGRGKK; encoded by the coding sequence ATGAAAAAAACACGTATTTTTGGATTTTTGCTTGTGTTGGTGCTGATCGTTGTAGCTGCTTGTAGTAGCACTAACGATAAGGGTTCGACAAAAGATGCTGCAAAAAGCGACACGGCATCTAATGCTGAAAAAGCAGATGGAAACACATCTCCGTCAGGTAAGCTGGTCATTTACACAGGGCGTGATGAAGAAATGGTGCAAGGCGTAATCGATCAGTTTAATGAGAAGTACCCGGACATTCAAGTGGAGTTTTTAACAATGGGAGCTCAACAAATATTAGAGCGTCTACGGGGTGAAAAAGCAAATCCTCAAGCAGATTTTTGGTGGGGTGGTACTCAATCCGCCTTAATGGTTGGAGCAAACGAGGATTTACTCCATGCATGGCAACCGAGTTTTATCGACACAATAGATGCAAACTATAAAGATACAGAAGGTCGCTGGTTCGGTGAAATGCTATTACCTGAAGTCATTATGATTAATAGTGACTTATTAACAAAAGAAACCGGTCCACAAGATTGGGATGATTTATTAGATCCGAAATGGCAGGACCAAATTTTAATTCGTGGTGTATTAGCGTCAGGAACTATGCGCACGATTTATTCATCCATGATTGTTCGTCAAGGTGCCGACACACCTGACAATGGTTATGAATGGCTATTAAAATTAGATGCCAACACAAAAGAATATACGCAAGATCCTAATGCACTTTATTTAAAGCTTACACGTCAAGAAGGCAGTGTTTCTTTATGGAACTTACAAGATATCTTATTGAAAAAATATACAACAGATTATCCGTTTGATTACATTTATCCAAAGAGTGGTGCACCTATTTTAGTAGATGGTGTTGCGGTTGTTAACAAGGCAAAAAATTTAGAGAACGCAAAATTATTTGTTGAATTTTTATTTGAAAAAGAGATGGTTACGAAATTAGCAAACGACTATTACCAAATTCCAACACGCTCCGACATTGATCAAGCGACAATGCCAGAATGGTATCAGGAATTAGATTTAAAAACGTTTGATATTGATTGGCAATTAATGTCGGAAAAAGAGGCAGAATGGATGGAACACTGGGATACAAATATAAAAGGTAGAGGAAAGAAATAA
- a CDS encoding DMT family transporter, with translation MKTNVLYPLLIVIASSSYGILSTIVKVAMLHGFTSSEAVSSQYIIGFILVLTIFIITQRKLPKLSKHGLFILVSAGIFTGITGIVYGESLKYLPASLAVVMLFQFTWIGLLLDCVIHKRLPSRPEVISILILFAGTILAAGVLNVDLSDIAIQGWLFGLAAAFTFACFIQFNSRPVEGVTTTSRVLIVSFVALIMISIFLSPEIAWNGKLFAEGLWKYGLALGLFGIILPIYLFSIAVPKVGGALASILSAIELPVAVTVSVIVLHESLTVLQVIGIALVIIGMMLPSMLANRKSPVKTP, from the coding sequence ATGAAAACAAATGTATTATATCCTCTGTTGATTGTCATCGCTTCTAGTAGCTATGGCATTTTATCGACCATCGTGAAAGTAGCTATGTTGCATGGCTTTACATCATCAGAGGCGGTATCGAGTCAGTACATCATTGGCTTTATACTTGTTTTAACAATTTTTATCATCACTCAAAGAAAACTACCGAAACTTTCAAAACACGGACTATTTATATTAGTCAGCGCAGGGATTTTTACAGGTATTACTGGCATCGTTTACGGCGAGTCATTAAAATATTTACCTGCATCTCTAGCTGTCGTTATGCTTTTCCAATTTACTTGGATTGGTTTGTTGTTGGATTGCGTTATCCATAAACGTCTGCCAAGTCGACCAGAAGTCATTTCGATACTGATACTATTTGCGGGGACTATTTTAGCTGCCGGTGTATTGAATGTCGATTTAAGCGATATTGCGATTCAAGGCTGGTTATTTGGGTTAGCTGCTGCATTTACATTTGCCTGCTTTATCCAATTTAACTCTCGTCCCGTTGAAGGTGTTACAACGACATCAAGAGTTTTAATTGTTTCTTTTGTAGCACTAATTATGATTAGTATTTTCCTCAGTCCTGAAATTGCATGGAATGGCAAATTATTTGCAGAAGGCTTATGGAAATATGGATTAGCACTCGGACTATTCGGTATAATCTTACCCATTTATTTATTTTCAATTGCAGTACCCAAAGTGGGTGGCGCACTGGCCTCTATTTTAAGTGCGATTGAACTACCTGTAGCTGTGACTGTTTCTGTTATCGTATTGCATGAATCACTCACTGTTTTACAAGTAATTGGCATTGCTTTAGTTATTATCGGCATGATGCTACCTAGTATGCTTGCCAATCGAAAATCACCCGTAAAAACTCCTTAA
- a CDS encoding GNAT family N-acetyltransferase: MSITIRQAQPQDASAVVPLIIDAIGEIANRLTGEQTASMIEQELTVLFKREDNRHSYLNTFVAVEDEQILGILVYYNGEQAIQMDANLVKWLEEKNAPSITIDQEAHQDEYYIDTVCVAPEARGKGIGTLLIQFAIEQTKQRGFTKLSLNVETQKEDARRLYERMGFVITEPWSIIDEPFHHMVKQI; this comes from the coding sequence ATGAGTATTACAATTCGACAAGCACAACCACAGGATGCCAGTGCCGTTGTGCCACTAATTATTGATGCGATTGGTGAGATTGCCAACCGTTTAACAGGAGAACAGACAGCTTCAATGATTGAACAAGAACTAACGGTCCTCTTCAAGCGTGAAGACAACAGACACTCTTATTTAAATACTTTTGTTGCTGTGGAAGATGAACAAATATTGGGCATTCTTGTTTACTACAATGGTGAACAAGCCATTCAAATGGATGCCAATCTTGTAAAATGGCTTGAAGAGAAAAATGCTCCTTCGATCACCATCGATCAAGAGGCGCATCAAGATGAATATTATATTGATACAGTTTGTGTAGCACCAGAGGCTCGTGGTAAAGGAATCGGTACACTATTAATCCAATTCGCCATTGAGCAAACAAAACAACGAGGCTTTACAAAATTATCACTGAATGTTGAAACGCAAAAAGAAGATGCTCGTCGCTTATATGAACGTATGGGCTTTGTAATTACTGAACCATGGTCCATCATAGACGAACCTTTCCATCATATGGTGAAACAGATTTAG